The window AAACATCTAACAAGTCTGAAATTAATGTATTGAGCTTCTCGATCTGATCCTGAACTTTAACCAAAAATCCTGCTTCTGCACTTTCTTTGTTGAGTTTTAATTTTCGATCTAAAAGCTGCACATATGCTTTAATGCTCGTTAAAGGAGTTTTTAGTTCATGGCTTGCGATGCTCAGAAACTCGTCTTTCTCTTTTTCTACTTTTTTTTGATCATCAATATCGGTAAAAGTTCCTACCCAATTTTTGACGATATTGTCTTCACGTACGGGAGTGACACGAAGCAGATGATATCTAAAGTTTCCAGATTTTATATTTTTAATTCTGACTTCTAATTCAAGTGCTTTTCCTTTCTTTTTGCATCGTGAAAATTCTTCTACAATACAAAAATCATCAGGATGCGTTTCGGGAAAAGAAGTATAAGAATGTGAATATTCGTACCATTTTCCGTTGACAAAATCTACCGCACCTTCTTCATTAAGCGTGAATGCAATTTGTGGTAAAGACTCCAACATAAGATGAAAATGATCAATCTGCGACTTCATAGTCACTTGAGATTCGCGTCTGCCTTTTACTTCAAGCTCAAGACTTTGCTGCGTTTTTTTCATCGCTAGATTCTGCTCCTGAAAATTGTAAAATGTTTTTACTTTTAAAAGTAAAATTTCAGAATCTACAGGTTTTGTAACGTAGTCTTTTCCACCTGAAGCATATCCTTTTGTGATAAACCTTTTCTCTGTATTAACAGCCGACAGAAAAATAATAGGTATTTCTTTAGTTCTGCTATATCCGGCAAGAGTCTCAGCAACTTCAAACCCATCCATTTCCGGCATTTGCACATCTAAAATAATTAAGGCATAATCATATTTTAATGCTTTTCCCAATGCTTCCGGACCAGAATCTGCAGTATCTACCTGAAAATCCTTAGATTCTAATAGCTTTTTTAATGAAAAGAGATTGTTTTGATTGTCATCGACGATTAAGATCATATCTAGGGTAAAATCAATTATTTATTATTTTCTTCTGACTCAAAAATACTTACAATTATCCGATAAACAGTTATTTATAAACCATTTTTATCATAATCTGCATTATCATTAATTTATTCTAAAAATTAACAGAATATATTTCAAAAATGACAAATTTGTTTATTAATTCTTGAAGTAAAATATAGATCATTATAAAAAAATCAATGATGATAAAGATTCTCAACATTTTTACAGTTTACATTCGCTATAAAAATATCTTTCGATTGTTATCATGATTTTGAGTATATTGTCGTTTAAAATTTTGAAGATTTTTTATTGAGAAACATTTTATTGATCATTTGAATCACGAATCGATTAAAAATCACAACATTTTATTCAATAAAAACTTTTATTTAAACCATGAAAAACACATTGCTGATATTTTTAGTTTTCGTTTCCATCAATATTTATTCGCAGCAGCAAGGCAATACGGAGCATTTTACCGTACGCGTAAGAGAAGAAATAGGTGATCTTAACAAAGACGGACTACAGGATAAAATAGTCTTAGCAATGGATACCGTTAATACACAACGACCGCTGAAACTGCAGATTTTTTTATTGCAATCAAACAGGAAGCTAAGATTAGAATTCTCTTCAAAAGACGTCTTCAATCCTCAATATCCTAATGGAAAATATGGTGGTAATCAAGTTCCGAACATACTTATTGAAAATGGAAATCTTATTCTTTATTGCGAAATAAAAGATGTAAAAAAATACTATACATTCCGCTATCAAAATGGAAAATTTGAATTGATTCAAATCTCTAAAATTATTTGGGATGGCAAAGACACAACGACTGAAACAAAATTTGACCTTGTAAATGGAGAGAAAACTGAAGTAAGCCAATTATTAGGTTCAAAAAAAGCCAAAAAGAAAAAACCAACCAAAATCGCCGTAAAAGCGCTTCCTACTCTACAGAATTTCAGAAATCCTGAAAATCAGTTTGAGTAATCATAAAGTTTATCTTTTCAAAAAAAATTAAAACTCTTATATTCTGATTTAATATCTAATCCTATTAAAATAAAGTTTACATACCACACAATCTATGCATGGCATATAAATTGGTAATATATTAATACACCATCATCAACTATATTATTATGACTTTGAAATTGCCTGCATTTTGTGGGCAATTTTTATATCTAAAATCAAGACCTATTATAGCAAGAGAAAAATTTAAGGGCATATTTATTGTTGAAAATTTCTGGTGTAATATTTAGAATTTAATAATAATTTAAAATAGAAATTTATGAATCATAAAGAAGCTTTGTTGCATAAAAAAGAATCTGTGAAAAACGCTGATGAATCGGTACTAAAACAATATCATTTATTAATTGCACCCGCAAATACCGACGAAAACAAAAAGTTTATAGATGATTTCCTTAAAAATCCCGAAAAATTTGATGATGAAAGTTGTAAAAAATATTCTTCTGATAATCTTTTTGAAGTAATAAGTTTTAAAAAAGAAGAGGAATAGACTTTTATTATAAGTGAAGAATAAAATAGATACCACAATTTCGCAAATGTAAATTTGATGGTCTGAAAATTGTAATTTTAAAACAAAACAACCACAAACAAAATTTTTATGAAAACTAAAAGTACTGTAGCTAAAAAAGATTCAGCTAAAAAAACAACCAAGACACCCGCAAAATCCGCTGCTAAAACTCCAGCCAAAAAAGATGCTGCAAAGAATCTGAGTGATTTGTTTGAAGATGCTTTAAAGGACATTTACTGGGCTGAAAAAGCGCTTTCAAAAGCGTTACCAAAAATGCAGAAAAACGCAACCGATATTAAATTGAAAAACGCTATCGGTGATCATCTGGAAGAGACGAAGAATCAAATAAAAAGACTTGAAGCATGTTTTAAAGCATTAAAGAAAAAACCACAAGCTAAAAAATGTGATGCAATGCAGGGACTTTTAGACGAAGGTAAAAGCATTATGGAAGAAACAAAACCCGGTGCAGTACGCGATGCCGGAATTATTGCTGCTTCGCAAAAAGTTGAACATTATGAAATAGCAACTTACGGTACTTTAGCTGCATACGCCAAGGTTCTTAAAGAAAAAGAATGCCTTAAACAATTGATTTCTACCTTAGAAGAAGAAAAAAACTGTAATAATTTGCTTACGAGAATTGCAGATACCAACCTCAACTCAAAAGCAATAAACGGTTAAATATTCTAATAAGATATTTTAAAAATCCCCTAAAAGTAAGATTCTTTTCGGGGATTTTTCTGTTAAATATAAATTTAAATCATAAAAAAATTTACAAGAATTCACTTTAAATAACACCTGTTAGATTTTAAAAATCAATCATTTAATTATAAAAAATAATATTTTCAATTAATTAAATTTATTTATATTAACCATTCCAGCGGCAAGACATTTCCATTGAATTTTTGAAAAGCCCAGCATTCCTCCTATTGCAATCATTACATTTCTAAAACCATCCACTAATCCTGATTTTAAATTTGGACATTCATTTCTACCGTAAATTCCCACCTGAAGATAATTTTTTTCTCTTGAAATAATAAAAGTAGAAGTGGCAAGATTTGAGTAAAAGTGAGCAATTTTCCGGCTGTTTTCTTTTTGGGGACATAGTGAAGGTCTGCATTGAATCATAACACGGTTTTTAACGTCAACATCAATGATGACAATCTGCACCCAATCGAATGATTTCCCTGCCTTTTCGCCAGGACCGGGAATATCTATTTTTATATAATCGCCTATTTGTGGTAGACGATGAACCGTATTTCCAGAAGCATCACAAAGTTTAAAATCTGTACTACTTTCGGGACAATACCTTTTCCATTGATTAATATTAAAAAAACGTTCTTTTAAAACTTCAAAATTTAATTCAGCCTCTTCCGTTTTGTTTATTTCAAATTTGCTTTCTGTATCATGAAAACTTCCTTTAATCTGTTGCGGAACACCAGGAATATTTTTAGGTTTCATTATCATTTTTCTTTGTGTTGAGTATTATCAAAGACTGAGATTTCATAATTTTTTTCACCACAAGGCATGCATTATCTCGAGGATAATTTTAAAAATGTTTTGAATAAACTCTGAAGATTTACAATATAATGTACAGAAATTACAGGAAACAAAAATGTTGAGGCATTTATTGGTTTCATAAATAGATGTGATTTGGTGTACTCAAAGATAAAATTATAATCAAATTAATAACTATGACCTGAATCATAAAAGAGTTATTTCAACAGATTTAACATAAAAAAATACCACATTTAAAAAAATAAATTACTGAAAATCAACCATAAAACAAATATGTTTGTTTTTAAAATAATTCTTAGAACCAATAAAGGCACAAAAAATGCATATAACTAGATAACCAACCAAAAATTTATTATTATGAGAAGTATATTATGGCTTGTTGCAGTGATCTGCATCGTAGTTTGGCTACTAGGAATGTTAGGCGTTATCCCAGGAATGGATACCGGAAGTTTAATTCACGTGCTTTTAGTTATTGCAATAATTGTTGTATTAATTAATATTATTTCAGGACGTAAACCACTCAACTAAAGAGTGCATCAAAAGATAAAAATAGCTGAAAATAATATTTTCAGCTATTTTTTATTGGTTTAATCGTAAAAAATGCTTTTTTACAACATCGCTTCTATTTTAATTAATTTGTAAAATAAAGCTAAAAACACTCCCCTTTCCCACTTCACTTTCTACAGCAATACTTCCACGTTGCGCTTCGATGAATTCTTTACTGATGCTTAGCCCTAAACCGGTTCCTTCAGCCTTCGTTCCGGGAACCCGAAAATATCTTGTGAAAATAGATTCGAGATATTGTTCTTCAATCCCTAAACCTTGATCTTTTACAGAAAATTTTACTTGATCAGAATCAAGTTTTTCTACTTTTATCGTGACCGTTGATTGTTCGTAAGAATAACGAATGGCATTAGAAACAATATTATTGAGCACCCATAATGTTTTTTCCTGATCAGCATTGATCATGTCTAAACCAGAATTTATATCTATAATCA is drawn from Chryseobacterium muglaense and contains these coding sequences:
- a CDS encoding hybrid sensor histidine kinase/response regulator, which codes for MILIVDDNQNNLFSLKKLLESKDFQVDTADSGPEALGKALKYDYALIILDVQMPEMDGFEVAETLAGYSRTKEIPIIFLSAVNTEKRFITKGYASGGKDYVTKPVDSEILLLKVKTFYNFQEQNLAMKKTQQSLELEVKGRRESQVTMKSQIDHFHLMLESLPQIAFTLNEEGAVDFVNGKWYEYSHSYTSFPETHPDDFCIVEEFSRCKKKGKALELEVRIKNIKSGNFRYHLLRVTPVREDNIVKNWVGTFTDIDDQKKVEKEKDEFLSIASHELKTPLTSIKAYVQLLDRKLKLNKESAEAGFLVKVQDQIEKLNTLISDLLDVSKIENGKLKINKKPTNLDELIQNAIETILQTHDEKKIKIDRHGFIPDILIPLDTIRIEQVLINFLTNAIKYSPENHQVIVTTFVDEEEQEVKVSVTDFGIGIPDFKQEAVFQKFYRVEESSLQFQGMGIGLYICSEIIKQHHGNIGVSSIINEGSTFYFTLPLN
- a CDS encoding lmo0937 family membrane protein, which codes for MRSILWLVAVICIVVWLLGMLGVIPGMDTGSLIHVLLVIAIIVVLINIISGRKPLN
- a CDS encoding YciE/YciF ferroxidase family protein; its protein translation is MKTKSTVAKKDSAKKTTKTPAKSAAKTPAKKDAAKNLSDLFEDALKDIYWAEKALSKALPKMQKNATDIKLKNAIGDHLEETKNQIKRLEACFKALKKKPQAKKCDAMQGLLDEGKSIMEETKPGAVRDAGIIAASQKVEHYEIATYGTLAAYAKVLKEKECLKQLISTLEEEKNCNNLLTRIADTNLNSKAING